From the Elaeis guineensis isolate ETL-2024a chromosome 16, EG11, whole genome shotgun sequence genome, the window AGGCCCAAACAGGTTTCAAATCTTCCTTAAATCTTGATGCTCAGTTATTGAATATAAGTATTTTCAGGCTTGTATAGAATCGCAAATTAGTTGGATGTGATTATTAATGAAAAAGCCGTTTGTGAATTAATGAACTGAAGTCTACTCCAAGATTTGGGCCGGCCCAATTAGATTCGGGCGATCCTATGTACGGATTCGGCTGAAGTCTGGATCTGTAAAAAGTTTTCGGACCTAAATGTGATCCAAAGTCCGATAACAAATGTCAGACCGGGCGCACGTAGGGGTGTGGCCGGCCCGGTTCCAACCCAACAGGCATCCCTTCATCTAAGGCTAGGCGAGTCCGAAGAGGTATACTTGTGGATGCGGCTCTCTTCCACCGCGAAGAAGCGAGTTCCTTCATTTCTCCGTGGTGCTGCCGCGACCTCTCCATGGCCTCCTCTCCCTTCGTCGCCCTTGCTCTCTACCCCGCCTTCTTGGAGGTCCCACCTCTGATCTCCTCCattcctccccctcctcccccTCGCGCGCATGCCCTGGCACTGGGCCCCTCTTTCCCCGCGTTCTATCACCCACAAAACCCTAGCTTTCTCGATCGATTCTGGCCGTCGCATAAGCTCAAGCAGCTGCCTCTACCGCGGCCTCATGGTATGGCACGCCGCCGGGTGGCGCCAGAGGGAGACCTCGGCCTCCCGAaatgatctcatcatcaaatTCTCCGAGGTCGTGAAGCACTTCTCCGAGAaggacccttcttcttcttcttcttcttccgtcCCGGAGGTCGGCGCCCGGCCTCGCTGGCCCCACCCCTTCGACTACAATAGCCTGATGAAGGCCTTCAGCCATGCCGGCGAGGTAGAGGAAGTCCTCCGGCTCTTCCGCGAGATTAAGGAGGACTTCCATTGCCATCCGGACGTCGTGTGCTACACCACGGTGGTCGATAGCTTGGTGACGGCCAACCGCCCGGAGGAGGCCTTGGCCGTTTTCGAGGAGATGGTCTCCTCCGGGGTCATCCCGGACACCGCCGCCTACACGGTCCTGGTAAAGTTGTATTCTTGCTATCTGAAACGGTTCGATTCGGCGTATGAGGTCATCCGATGGATGGTGAAGTGTGGCTGCGTCCCTGACGTGATCACCTACTCCACTTTGATTGCCGGTCTCTGCTGGGCTGACAGGGTCGAGGAGGCGTTGGGCGTTTTGGATCAGATGCTGGAGGAAGAATGCCGACCCAATGTTCATACTTACACGCCTATCGTCCAAGCTTATTGCTCCAGGGGAAGGATTGAAGAGGCCAGGAGGCTGGTAGATGCGATGGACGCCATTGGCTTCCCACCGAACACCGTGACCTATAACGTACTCATCCAGGCCCTCTGCAAGATCAGAGCATTTGACGATGTCGAGAAGCTTTTGGAACATAGCGATGCCAAGGGTTGGAAGCCTGATGTGGTTACGTATTCCATCTACATGGATGGCCTCTGCGAGTCCGGAAGAGCTGACAAAGCATGGGAGCAGTTGCAGGTGATGCTTGGAAATGGATTGCGTCCCAATGCTGTGACCGTCAATATTCTTCTAGATTGCCTTTGCCGTGGTTCCAAGGCTTCCGAGGCTAAGTGCCTGTTGGAGAGGAGCGCAGAACTGGTGTGGGATGCTGATGTCGTTAACTACAACACCGTGATGAGCAGGCTTCGTGATGCCGGGAAATGGTTGGCTGTTCTAAAGCTCTTCGCTGACATGACAAAGAAGGGAATTGCTACAAATAGCCGGACATTTAGCATTGTGATACACAGCCTTTGCAAAGCTGGAAAGCTTGACTGCGCAAAGTGCATCTTCAATAGCAGGGGGTTTGTTGCTAATATTGTGACATATACCACTCTAATTCATTATTTTTATGTGGGGGGAAAGGTGGATGAGGCACGTGCCCTCTTTTATGATATGGTCGAGGAGAATGTTGTTCCTAATCAGATCACCTACAGTGTCATGATTAAATGCCTttgtagagaaagaaaatttttggaggctATTGGCTGTTTTTACAGGTCCCTTGAAGATGGATTCTCACCAAATCTGTTTGCGTGTTTAACTTATTGGTTGGTCAGGGGTAAAAGACTTATGGAAATACTAAGCCTGTTGCAATGGATCTTGAAACAGGGTTATATCATAGATTTCTGTGTAGTCCGTGGATTGATCAATGCATTTTGCAGGGAGGGTTGTTGTCAAAGTCAAGAGATATATATACTCTGCCATGTTCTGGACAAGATACTTGGAACAAGATAGATGAGCTTTAGGCATTGTCTTCTGTAGATCTATTCCATGGGTCGTACTTGCTTATGTAAGGTACTTTTCTTTGTCACAACATTTAGTATTCTCAGCACTTACAATTGATATAGAGCTTCAATGGATGCCTCAGTGTAAATTGTCTTTTAATAGTAGTAAGTTTCGTGGAGtatttttgtttttgttggtTGCATCATTCATATGTGCATCTCGTAGTGTCTGGTGTCACAGATGAACATGTCTTGAAATTTCTCATCAAGTGATATGTTATTATAGCACTCTAATAAAGATAGCTAAATACCAAGTCTCAATCATGAATTCTTGAGAGAAAAATCCTAAGCAGCAATTAGCCTCTAAGCACGCATAAGTTAATCAGACCAATCCTAATGATCATGCACCAAGACTGACCAAGATACAACTAAATCCCTGTAGTTGTGTACTTTAGACATTGGAGATGCAATGACCTTTTGCTAATTTGATGCTAAATGATTGAGCAACAGTTTCTTGTTCCACCATTCATATTTGTGCAGGCCACCTAAATGAGAATGTCTTTTAAATTATAAAACCTCAAATTTTTTTCCCAGTGTGGAGTGCAAACCTATCCAGTCTCAACAAAAAATCATTGACCTTATGCCCCTGGTCCTTGTACGCTGCCTAACCTTTTTTTAACTTGAACTGGCATTGCCCATGATATCCCTCTTCATAATTAAGGTTCATAACTGATGAGTAAAATTGTCAGAGACTTGCTCAGAGTTTCAAATGGTGAAGGTTCCCGTACAAAGCAGCAGTTcaagaaaaggaggaaaagaagaaatcttGAATTTAAAAGGATTTGAAGAAACGCAGAAGTCTGAAAATGGAGTAGGGTTTTTGTAGTGAAAATTTGGGATTTGGTTATTTTGTTATTCAATTAAGGTTGAAAGAGAATGAGAAAGATCTCTATAAACAATCAAACAACGGCAAAATGATTTCAAGGTGCTAGGCATATGGAGTATGGCAATTGCGACAATCTATTATGATAAATATCAAGTTGATGGAAAAATACAGAGTGTACTTTCAAAAGTTGTTGAATAAGGAGAATGCTACAAACATGGATAAGTGTTTTTCACTTTTAGAGTTAAACAGAGATGTTGAGGCCTTAAAGATTACAACATATGGCCATTAGATGCTAGGAGATGGAGCATAAGGCCTTGTATGTTCTTAGTATTTAACGGTGGCATCATAAGACATTCGGATTCCCATTGAAGCAAAGTTTGCAGCATTGGTACCTGACTATGTAGATAGGTGACCGGTACAGTATTGGTACCGTACCAAACCCTACtgctataccaaaaaaatatatttttcttcttgGTTTTCAAAGTTTTCAAGCTTCCTTTATTTAGTATTCTAGTGAAATAGGATTTTATGAGTTCACTTTTCCATGTTTAAATGTAAtatacttcattttttttaaaaatgttccatACTTAAAGAATGGTGTGACTTTATAGTACATGTTCAATTAACTAAGTATAATATTGAATGCAGAATAGTTATATTAAAAAATTGTAAAtgcaacatacatacatatttccTCAAGTGTGGGGCTGCCTGTCATAGTGAAATCACCTTCAATGGTGATAACCACTTACCATCTTATTGTGCTGCGACTTgttattctttctttattctttttgCTTTTTGGTTCCATTGCTGAGCAccaaatattgaaattttttaaaatcactcaTCATCAAAACCCAAAAATGGCTGCATCAGTTATACTATGCATCTGCCATTATCCATGAGTTTTCAtaggttatttgatttttttaatttaaatttagtgaaaacatttagaaaattctcaaaaattcataaaaaaagtgTTAGTTgcccaaaaattacttctaaacTATATTTATGATTCTAATTTCCACAATTTTTTAttgcattattatttttatattaaatttaaaatatgtataAATTGCACAAATATCAGAAAAATACAATACGTGTTCTAAAAGATATCTAAAACATTTTTACATGCAATGgagatttcatgatttttttgaattaataGTAATTTTGACTACTTTTcattagaaataatatttaatttaagtaaaatctcaaaatttaatttagttttggCTAATATATCCTGATATGAGTActgcatatatatatttttcagcCTATATTGAGCACTAGTAGtctcatgaatttaaaaaatactttaaAGTTGGGCTTTATTGAAGGAGTGATTAATTTTCGAGTCCATATTAAGCACTAGTAATCTAATGAATTTAGGAAATACTTTAAAGTTGGGATTCATTGAAGGAGCTGTTaacatatcaaaaaattaatcaaatttttataaaaaaaggcAGCAGATAGCATGCTAGAACCTGAACATTAGGTTAATCTTTGGATTCTAACatcatctttatttttttctattaatttttattaaaaatatatttctaatcaaatataaataaatattaaaaataaaaatttagaatattaaaaatcaaatatttttctatattttttcaatttttgctcatttatagaatgaaataaaaaaagaaatgggAAGAGGAGGTTTGGGAAAATACCTTGCTAGAACATTAGATTTGCCCTCCTTGCTCACTCCTctactctctccctctttctcctctcctctttttcCCCTCTTATATTGGTTGTGGATGAAATTGGGGAGAGAAAAGGGTGTGGTGACCTTTTTtccctaaattattttttttgggggGAGGAAGATCTAATCGGGCTCATACCAAGTCCTAACTAGGCTGAACCACTTGAAATTGAGTGGTTCCGGGCAGTTTAGCTTGGTAAGGATCAGTTCACATCAAGGTTCACCTAACAGAGGGGGAAAAGtaaaaaagggagagagggagaggagggagggagggaagaaGGGAGAGGGCTGAGGGTTAAACCCTAACTGTAGCAGGGGGAGGGAGAGGGGAGGGAGGGTCGAGGAATCCCTAACCCTAGCAGTGGGAGAGAGGGATGCTTAAATTTCAGGCCGAAATCATGAACTATCCTGGTTTGTAGTTGGCATGATATGGTATAACTGAACTGGGTGGTTTGGTTCGATACAACAATCCTTGCATTGATATGGGTACAATGATAGATGAATTTTGTTAtcatttttgaaatctattacaCGAGATCGTGAGGACTAAATGCATGCTGGATGATGACAAGACCATAGCTGAAACAGTCTATAAGGGTAAAGATGGTGTGGCATCAAGCTTAAGAATCGCACTCTAAAATTATGGGAGAGGGTAGTAAGAATTAGAACTTAGAAGTAAGGCAAAAAGGATTTTGGAAGATGGATTAAGCTTAACTCTAGGAAGGGCAATCATCTACATTTAGTgattaaaaattttgaacaaaagaaaaaacacaaACATGCTTTGGGGTTGATGATACATTATAAAGAGAAATTATTAGGTAGGCGGTGTGAAAATAGGCATATCGAATGAGTTTATTAATGGGGTCAAGGATGTGTACAAAAGCAACGATGGaatgcttatatatatatatatacatattaaagTCAAAGTATGCCTTCATCAAGTGTGAGCTTTAAGCCCCAAACTTTAACCCTAAAGCCTAAGCCCAAACCTTAGCATTCTTGTCGACTCACATACCTTCTAACATTGAAGAGAAGGCCCCTGGATGCAAATTGTTTGCCAATGATTTGTTTTGCTTAATGTGACAGGAGAAGGAATACATTCAATTGGAAGTGCAGAATGATATCTAGAGAGTAGATCCGATGGATTGTATTTGATGCAACTTTAGCTGGATCTTGGAAAGCACTAAGGATGTTTTATGGAATACTATTAAAGTTAGTTTTGCTTCTTTTTGATTGTTCCAACAGAAGTTGACCTTGTAGACAAAATGTCTCCATTGAGTTTAAGGCATGTGGATGAAGTGGAGATGCACCTCTGTGGTGTTATGCGATCACCAAATTTTGTTGTGCCTAATGGGAAATTGGAATAGCAAAAGGcttcatcataaaattacatGTCTTGTACAAGAAGGGCTCACAAGCATAAGGTGTGCATTGTGGAGATGAGGATGTTCAGATTAAAGTCTGGTAGAACCAAGAGAGGTGGTGTTTGTTAGGAGTTTGCAGAGAAGATTAGTAATGAATCCATAGACAACACGAGGGAAAAAATTGTGTGAGATGGTATGGACATATGCATGTAAGCTAAAGATGGCCTTGTTTGCTTTGGAGGAGGCTTAGTTTTAGAGGAATGGGGGAGGAATTGAGAACTTGAATTAAGATAGTGAGGAATAATCTGAAGAAACTTTTCATTTTGGTCAACCTGATCAATGACAACGTGAGATCCATGTAGTGGACCCCTATATTATAGAAATAAACCTTGTTATTTGTATGCACTGACATGTAGTTAAATATGTAGCTTTGCTAGTTGTTCATACTGTGGTATTAAATGATCCAATGATGACTGCATCTCTATTTTCTTTCTTGGGCTATTCTCGTTTTATCTTCAATCGTATGAATCGCCTCAATGGTGATAGTGCACAATTTGTTAAGCTTTTGCATTAACACCATACAAACTGATTCCGGTGTTTTCTTTTTTCTGCTGGGTTTCACTTTATCATGTTTCAGCATATGTTCCTGTCCCTATAATTGGTTCTTGATTAATCTAACTAACCTAATGTACTTTTTCTAATAACATTTCGATAATTCAGTTAACAAATCTGAAGTTTGCCAGTAGTCTAGATTGGTCACTCAGTTTTGTTAAACTTTTGATTTATGATCATCCAAAAAGCAGCTGAAGAGATACCCTATAGTCTCACTCAAGGTGGTCATGTTGCGAAATGCATGAATGGCATGGAGCATTCATCATACATTATTTTGATCAGAACCTGTCAAGCCATACTGGTCTAATGACTATAATGATGGTATTTTCTGCTACTAGATCTCAGTGCCTTTCCAGATTCACAGGCTAGGAATTCAATGGGTAAAGTGAATTTTTCCTGCAAAATCTCGTGGACTCATTTGTGGACATCTGAACCTAATAACATGATGAGTTCATTAAAAATCTTATACTGAAGTCATTTTTTGTGATCCAGATGACATGGTGGTGCTTCAGCCAAGAAAGAGCAACTGCTTGAAGCCAGCAGATGTACTGAACTAAGGAAGACATATACCATTGGATAGAGAAATCGCAGATCGAGGGCACGCATCTTGAGCAAGTTATTGCATTGACCAATTGACCAGGCAAGGAGCATGGGCTTTTATAGCAAAATTTCAGGTAGCATGCTCCTTGGCTCAAGCTTTTTGCAGGTTTATGAATTAAATGCAGCAAGGAATGCCAGTTATTGGGAATATGTCCAGTTTTTTTTACCTGCTTtgtactaaaaaaaattaatatttttttattatgagcTGGGTGGTCCTAAGAGTGGTGATGTCTTATCTATTTCTCATGTTTGTTTATCTTATTACCATCTTAGCCTTATAGCTAATTTATCCATTTCCTCTCTTTTTAGTTGTGTCTGAGAAATTTATTTAATTGTATTTCCGCAGATTGTTTTCTATAGTAAATGCATTCTACTTAAAGAATCTGCCGGACAGTGTGGCTCAAGATTGTCTGGACAAAATAGTTGAACATAAAATGAGATAAATTATGTTGCCTCATGCTAAGTCTGGACATGAAAAGGGTACAGCTGGCAAGTGTACATTTTGCGGAGCAGCCAGTTGCTGAAAAGATACTCAGTAGCAATGAGAGAGGTGATATATTCTGTTTGACATCAATATTCTGATGCAGTTGTCCCACGTGATTATGCCAAGTTGGTTGACTTCCTGATTGTTTTCGTGCAACAACTCTATCTGATGAGAAATGGGCTCAATGTTGACCGTTCAGGATTCATTCTACCATCACCATTTGAGGTGCCTGTATTTCTCTAGCTGCAAGCTGTAGAACAAATATGGTATGCACTTCTCTTGCCTTAATGTGCCCAAATTCTGAAAATGTATGTACATTGCATTTACCTCCTGTTgccattttttatttcttttttcgtaATATTTTTTGCTGATAGCACTTATAGTTTCTATCATGTTGTCATTGCTTGCAAAATCATATTGCTC encodes:
- the LOC105033419 gene encoding uncharacterized protein produces the protein MPWHWAPLSPRSITHKTLAFSIDSGRRISSSSCLYRGLMVWHAAGWRQRETSASRNDLIIKFSEVVKHFSEKDPSSSSSSSVPEVGARPRWPHPFDYNSLMKAFSHAGEVEEVLRLFREIKEDFHCHPDVVCYTTVVDSLVTANRPEEALAVFEEMVSSGVIPDTAAYTVLVKLYSCYLKRFDSAYEVIRWMVKCGCVPDVITYSTLIAGLCWADRVEEALGVLDQMLEEECRPNVHTYTPIVQAYCSRGRIEEARRLVDAMDAIGFPPNTVTYNVLIQALCKIRAFDDVEKLLEHSDAKGWKPDVVTYSIYMDGLCESGRADKAWEQLQVMLGNGLRPNAVTVNILLDCLCRGSKASEAKCLLERSAELVWDADVVNYNTVMSRLRDAGKWLAVLKLFADMTKKGIATNSRTFSIVIHSLCKAGKLDCAKCIFNSRGFVANIVTYTTLIHYFYVGGKVDEARALFYDMVEENVVPNQITYSVMIKCLCRERKFLEAIGCFYRSLEDGFSPNLFACLTYWLVRGKRLMEILSLLQWILKQGYIIDFCVVRGLINAFCREGCCQSQEIYILCHVLDKILGTR